Proteins found in one Triticum urartu cultivar G1812 chromosome 4, Tu2.1, whole genome shotgun sequence genomic segment:
- the LOC125552607 gene encoding probable serine acetyltransferase 4, with the protein MAACVDKWNPAYSCHRISRSIYRFLPDCTVAAPAGAPVSGNGGCCNGGDEVWEELYGEAQADAQDEPLLGMFYSELVLSHPTLEAALAAHLSAKLCIPGALPQDALRDILAGALAAHPEASQHTRADLLAARDRDPACAKMVHCFLYYKGFLALQAHRAAHALWSEGRRPPALLLQSRASEVFGVDIHPGARIGGGILLDHATGVVIGETAVIGDDVSILHGVTLGGTGKACGDRHPKVGDGVLIGAGASVLGNVRIGAGAKIGAGAVVLRDVACGTTAVGNPAKPIGKKAAPSLRPEEQPGVTMEQRWSDYVI; encoded by the coding sequence ATGGCGGCCTGCGTCGACAAGTGGAATCCAGCATACTCCTGCCACCGCATCTCCCGATCCATCTACCGCTTCCTGCCGGACTGCACCGTCGCCGCACCGGCGGGCGCGCCCGTGAGCGGGAACGGCGGCTGCTGCAACGGCGGCGACGAGGTCTGGGAGGAGCTGTACGgcgaggcgcaggccgacgcgcAGGATGAGCCGCTGCTGGGCATGTTCTACTCCGAGCTCGTCCTCTCGCACCCGACGCTGGAGGCCGCCCTCGCCGCGCACCTGTCCGCCAAGCTCTGCATCCCGGGCGCGCTGCCGCAGGACGCGCTCCGGGACATCCTCGCGGGCGCGCTGGCCGCGCACCCGGAGGCGAGCCAGCACACGCGCGCCGACCTCCTCGCGGCGCGGGACCGCGACCCGGCCTGCGCCAAGATGGTCCACTGCTTCCTCTACTACAAGGGCTTCCTCGCCCTGCAGGCCCACCGCGCCGCGCACGCGCTCTGGTCCGAGGGCCGCCGCCCGCCGGCGCTGCTCCTCCAGAGCCGCGCCTCCGAGGTGTTCGGCGTCGACATCCACCCCGGGGCGCGCATTGGCGGGGGCATCCTGCTCGACCACGCCACGGGGGTCGTCATCGGCGAGACGGCGGTCATCGGCGACGACGTGTCTATCCTGCACGGCGTGACGCTGGGCGGCACGGGGAAGGCTTGCGGCGACCGGCACCCCAAGGTCGGCGACGGGGTCCTCATCGGCGCCGGGGCCAGCGTGCTGGGCAATGTGCGCATCGGCGCCGGAGCGAAGATCGGGGCGGGCGCGGTCGTGCTTAGGGACGTGGCGTGTGGAACCACGGCCGTCGGAAACCCGGCGAAGCCGATCGGGAAGAAGGCGGCGCCGTCGCTCCGGCCAGAGGAGCAACCAGGGGTGACCATGGAGCAGAGGTGGTCGGACTACGTCATATGA